Proteins from a single region of Dictyostelium discoideum AX4 chromosome 5 chromosome, whole genome shotgun sequence:
- the mmsdh gene encoding methylmalonate-semialdehyde dehydrogenase (Similar to acylating): protein MLSFKFAKSASKVIGNRNFHSSSASLANTTKLFINGKFVESKTKEWLEVRNPATQELVTKVPVSTKEEMEAAVKAASDAFPAWRDTSVSNRSRIISNYKNLINKNMDKIAAIITEEQGKTLPDAKGDVFRGLEVVEHSVNVASLMMGETVENVSKNVDIYSYVQPLGVCAGITPFNFPAMIPLWMFPLAIACGNTFVLKPSERVPSASMFLVQLAQEAGVPDGVVNVIHGGKEAVNFICDAPEVRAISFVGADQAGRHIHARGTANGKRVQSNMAAKNHATIVPDAHKERTLDALTGAAFGASGQRCMALSAAVFVGESKNWIPELAERAKKLKVAGGAAPGADLGPVISAASKQRIHELIQSGIDEGAKCILDGRNVVVDPEFSKGNFVGPTILTDVKPHMRCYKEEIFGPVLVCLNVDTVDQAIQLINANPYGNGTAVFTSSGAVARKYQREIDVGQVGINLPIPVPLPFFSFTGSRGSFVGAGHFYGKTGVQFFTQIKTITSNWRDDDISHGVSSSMNMPILGKN from the exons ATGCTTTCATTCAAATTCGCCAAATCTGCCTCAAAGGTTATTGGAAATAGAAATTTCCACTCAAGTTCTGCTTCTTTAGCAAAT acaactaaattatttattaatggtAAATTTGTTGAATCAAAAACTAAAGAATGGCTCGAAGTTAGAAATCCAGCCACTCAAGAACTTGTAACTAAAGTACCAGTTTCAACTAAAGAAGAGATGGAGGCCGCAGTTAAAGCAGCATCAGATGCTTTCCCAGCATGGAGAGATACATCAGTTTCAAACAGATCAAGAATCATTAGCAACTATAAGAAtttaatcaataaaaatatgGATAAAATTGCAGCAATCATTACAGAAGAACAAGGTAAAACCCTCCCAGACGCAAAGGGTGATGTTTTCAGAGGTTTAGAAGTTGTTGAACATTCAGTCAATGTTGCATCATTAATGATGGGTGAAACCGTTGAAAATGTTTCAAAGAATGTCGATATCTATTCATACGTTCAACCATTAGGTGTTTGTGCAGGTATCACTCCATTCAATTTCCCAGCAATGATTCCATTATGGATGTTCCCATTAGCAATTGCATGTGGTAACACTTTTGTTTTGAAACCATCAGAACGTGTACCATCAGCATCCATGTTTTTAGTTCAACTCGCACAAGAAGCTGGTGTACCAGATGGTGTTGTCAATGTTATTCATGGTGGTAAAGAAGCTGTAAACTTTATTTGTGATGCTCCAGAAGTTAGAGCCATCTCATTCGTTGGTGCCGATCAAGCTGGTCGTCATATTCACGCTCGTGGTACTGCCAATGGTAAACGTGTACAATCTAACATGGCTGCTAAAAATCACGCCACCATCGTCCCAGATGCCCATAAAGAACGTACTTTAGATGCATTGACTGGTGCTGCTTTTGGTGCCTCTGGTCAACGTTGTATGGCTTTAAGTGCTGCTGTATTCGTTGGTGAATCTAAAAATTGGATTCCAGAATTAGCTGAACGTGCCAAGAAATTAAAGGTTGCAGGTGGTGCTGCACCAGGTGCTGATTTAGGTCCAGTGATTTCAGCAGCCTCAAAACAAAGAATTCACGAACTCATTCAATCTGGTATTGATGAAGGTGCCAAATGTATTTTAGATGGTCGTAACGTTGTCGTTGATCCAGAATTTTCAAAGGGTAACTTTGTTGGTCCAACCATTCTCACTGATGTCAAACCACATATGAGATGTTACAAAGAGGAAATCTTTGGTCCAGTTTTAGTTTGTCTCAATGTTGATACTGTCGATCAAGCCATTCAACTCATCAATGCTAACCCATACGGTAATGGTACTGCTGTCTTCACCTCATCTGGTGCTGTCGCTCGTAAATATCAACGTGAAATCGATGTTGGTCAAGTTGGTATCAATTTACCAATCCCAGTTCCACTTCCATTCTTCTCCTTCACTGGTTCTCGTGGTTCTTTTGTTGGTGCTGGTCACTTCTACGGTAAGACTGGTGTTCAATTCTTTACtcaaattaaaacaatcacTTCAAACTGGAGAGATGATGATATTTCACACGGTGTTTCTTCATCAATGAATATGCCAATTTTaggtaaaaattaa
- the csaA gene encoding cell adhesion molecule, which yields MKFLLVLIILYNILNSAHSAPTITAVSNGKFGVPTYITITGTGFTGTPVVTIGGQTCDPVIVANTASLQCQFSAQLAPGNSNFDVIVKVGGVPSTGGNGLFKYTPPTLSTIFPNNGRIGMILVDGPSNISGYKLNVNDSINSAMLSVTADSVSPTIYFLVPNTIAGGLLNLELIQPFGFSTIVTSKSVFSPTITSITPLAFDLTPTNVTVTGKYFGTTASVTMGSHIYTGLTVQDDGTNCHVIFTTRSVYESSNTITAKASTGVDMIYLDNQGNQQPITFTYNPPTITSTKQVNDSVEISTTNTGTDFTQISLTMGTSSPTNLVITGTNEKIVITLPHALPEGEIQFNLKAGISNVVTSTLLVTPVINSVTQAPHNGGSITISGIFLNNAHVSIVVDQNTTDIVCAPDSNGESIICPVEAGSGTINLVVTNYKNFASDPTIKTEATTSTTYTIPDTPTPTDTATPSPTPTETATPSPTPKPTSTPEETEAPSSATTLISPLSLIVIFISFVLLI from the coding sequence atgaaatttttattagtattgataatattatataatattttaaatagtgCACATTCAGCTCCAACAATAACAGCTGTTTCAAATGGAAAATTTGGTGTTCCAACATATATTACCATTACAGGTACTGGATTTACAGGAACTCCAGTTGTAACTATTGGTGGCCAGACCTGTGATCCAGTTATTGTAGCCAATACCGCATCGTTACAATGCCAATTTTCTGCTCAATTAGCTCCaggaaattcaaattttgatGTTATTGTAAAGGTTGGTGGTGTACCATCTACAGGTGGTAATGGtctttttaaatatacaCCTCCAACTCTTTCAACAATATTTCCAAATAATGGAAGAATTGGTATGATTTTAGTTGATGGACCATCCAATATATCTGGATACAAATTAAATGTGAACGACTCTATTAACTCTGCTATGTTATCTGTTACTGCTGATTCAGTATCCCCAACAATTTATTTCCTCGTGCCAAATACAATCGCTGGTGGTCTACTTAATCTTGAACTCATTCAACCATTTGGCTTTTCAACAATTGTAACTTCCAAATCAGTGTTTTCTCCAACCATTACATCAATCACCCCATTAGCTTTTGATCTCACACCAACCAATGTAACCGTCACTGGTAAATACTTTGGTACTACAGCTAGTGTTACAATGGGAAGTCATATCTATACAGGATTGACTGTTCAAGATGATGGAACAAATTGTCATGTTATTTTTACTACTCGTTCAGTTTATGAATCATCAAATACTATAACTGCTAAAGCTTCAACAGGTGTCGATATGATTTATTTAGACAATCAAGGTAATCAACAACCAATAACTTTTACATATAACCCACCAACCATTACTTCAACAAAACAAGTCAATGACTCTGTTGAGATCTCAACAACCAATACTGGTACTGATTTCACTCAAATTTCTTTAACCATGGGAACCTCAAGCCCAACAAACCTTGTAATCACTGGTACAAATGAAAAGATTGTTATAACTCTTCCACATGCTCTTCCAGAAGGtgaaattcaattcaatttgAAAGCTGGTATCTCAAATGTTGTCACATCAACTTTATTAGTTACTCCGGTTATAAATAGTGTCACTCAAGCACCTCACAATGGTGGAAGTATTACAATTTCAGGTATCTTTTTAAACAATGCCCATGTTTCGATTGTTGTTGACCAAAATACTACTGATATAGTTTGTGCTCCAGATTCAAATGGTGAATCAATCATTTGTCCAGTTGAAGCTGGTAGTGGTACTATTAATTTAGTCGTTACAAACTATAAAAACTTTGCTTCAGATCCAACTATTAAAACTGAAGCCACAACCTCTACAACCTATACAATTCCAGACACTCCAACTCCAACTGATACAGCCACCCCATCTCCAACTCCAACTGAAACAGCCACCCCATCTCCAACTCCAAAACCAACCAGCACACCAGAAGAAACTGAAGCACCTTCATCAGCAACAACTCTTATTTCACcattatctttaattgttattttcatttcttttgttttattaatttaa
- the mnat1 gene encoding CDK-activating kinase assembly factor MAT1 has protein sequence MNIYDDDQCIKCNSGLYLNPNMRLLTSPCGHKYCESCVQLAYMKDSVIQCLGCTAQIRKQSFMNQRYDDTGLEKENSIRKKYLKEFNKTRKDFNSLVEYNNFLEMVEDLIFDAIEGGDLATASELKLKEYQKANQASIATNKKAKEEEDTLIASRIADEQRLIAEKRNKFLAEDQKEQNSKKLESQKAMDDLAKGKISAKELKEIDKKKAAASAAKLAAAAAAASMVNEPLPPIHETDNKQSFTYQPQNKQQQQQQQQGPTNQQLQQQQQVLLQMQFNEPQPLGEFKYDEMALKNLIPTPQQSDVAGFKQKYIRQRAFEEAFQYL, from the exons atgaatatatatgatgatgatcaaTGTATAAAATGTAATAGCGGGTTATATTTAAACCCAAATATGAGATTATTAACATCTCCTTGTGGTCATAAATA tTGTGAATCATGTGTACAATTAGCATATATGAAAGATTCTGTCATACAATGTCTTGGATGTACAGCACAAATTAGGAAACAGAGTTTTATGAATCAAAGATATGATGATACAggtttagaaaaagaaaattcaattagaaaaaaatacttaaaaga atttaataaaactagaaaagattttaatagtttagttgaatataataattttttagaaatgGTAGaggatttaatatttgatgcGATTGAAGGAGGAGATTTAGCAACAGCatcagaattaaaattaaaagaatatcaAAAAGCGAATCAAGCATCAATTGCAACTAATAAGAAAgcaaaagaagaagaggatacATTAATAGCATCAAGAATTGCAGATGAACAAAGATTAATTGCAGAGAAAAGGAATAAATTTTTAGCTGAAGatcaaaaagaacaaaattcaaagaaattagaGAGTCAAAAAGCAATGGATGATTTAGCAAAAGGTAAAATTAGTgcaaaagaattaaaagaaatcgATAAAAAGAAAGCTGCAGCCTCTGCTGCTAAATTGGCCGCTGCTGCAGCTGCCGCTTCAATGGTAAATgaaccattaccaccaattcATGAAACTGATAATAAACAATCATTCACATACCAACCACAAAAtaaacaacagcaacagcaacaacaacaaggaccaacaaatcaacaattacaacaacaacaacaagtacTTTTACAAATGCAATTTAATGAACCTCAGCCATTGGGTGAATTCAAATATGATGAAATGGCACTTAAAAATCTAATACCAACACCTCAACAATCCGATGTTGCTggttttaaacaaaaatatattaGACAAAGAGCTTTTGAAGAAgcttttcaatatttataa